A part of Tachysurus vachellii isolate PV-2020 chromosome 4, HZAU_Pvac_v1, whole genome shotgun sequence genomic DNA contains:
- the igfn1.1 gene encoding immunoglobulin-like and fibronectin type III domain-containing protein 1.1 isoform X3 produces MWKKSKVTDQTAIGQGGTENQPPKKKGIKRRSKVPGVMITQYVEELPEGKSTPDYTRKPIALTIQEGKLAIFKAIVIGEPKPTVSWKRAKGEMNDPEKFQNKYDPVTNEHTLEIPRVSGEEADTYKCYAVNEYGKAVCPVILNVIEVGFKKSKELKKTEELEDPAEFRNKLRRSAGKAIVEKKEGEIDESVWDLLLSADKKDYERICFEYGITDFRGMLKKLTELKKQREQEQALFIQQISNLKHIEVKSANSAAFELDIELKDPNSRIFLYKDGIMVPYSKDLDNEMKHYLKQVGKKYVFTVKNLTPEDAGIYQVDVEGVNVFSTDFKIPSVDFLVKIQEVKAEEREDAIFECVTSLPMNHILWTLKNNPLSNSDKYEITVSEDKLIHRLKVIDCMPVDAGIYSAVAGIKSCSAWLVVESNKDSTRKGKKIGRKTTQAGGSGVDLTKIASEQQEKNKKEMEEAMEVARRAKAERDAAAAKAQAEAEAALAASRAAAAAKAAAAAEAAEAALAAAKAKGMSQKDAKAQADAAAAAAAAKAQAEAEVNARKLAEAKAKEAGLSEEDIAKAGAAASAMLTQNIATAEGLGLDGAGMGDAEGAGPGGSVNPAGGARAAGGVGPALGSVLAGGAGDANGAGSVDQAGLDTLVKEGADAGAKSKKHARTEVAITAKVGGNAHGNPGSNPGHNPSGNPGHNPSCNPGHNPSGNPGHNPGHNPSGNPGHNPSGNPGHSPSGNPGHNPGHNPGHNPSGNPGHNPSGNPGHNPSGNPGHKQGSNPGHNPSDNPGHNPSGNPDGNPDGNPSGNPGDNPSGNPGGNGAKPEGNEGSPPDGEATEGTKDGSAEADKHSGRTRQGPLLPEEPTDPGVYISAALEDCSAIVGEEAELVCKLSNADCKGLWYRDGKEISDSTEGMTISKDGVTHKLKIHKVSEEFAGKYKFEADGRKTEAMIIVEDPPRFATKDLEEFSKPRVVKANQKAEFKIPYIGCEATKIQWYKEGVELAKDTNCKIETTESHCRLSLSKLQRKDSGEIKIKIKNEFGTVEAISNLIVLDKPTPPLGPLEIVDASSNSIEFKWRPPKDDGGCPITHYILERNQVGRNKWKKIGQIPGEAHYRDTDVDHGRRYCYRIRAETSEGISEVMETEDVQAGTKAYPGPPSTPKVISAFKDCITLSWTPPANTGGTNILGYNLEKRKKGSNLWGLVHPPEEPIKTKKYPCKDVIEGMEYEFRVSAINISGAGESSLPSETVFARDPKKPPGKVIDLKVTGSTYNTLSISWTKPKEVKDEHDEAKGYFVEIRPAESTEWNRCNTNATIITSYTVKGLKSLAIYWVRVIAVNEGGAGEPTELNNYIIATPPPVRPKFTDANIKSFMVVKAGNSGRFTVKFVASPRPEIIWLKDGTPVSKRVTVTNTEGGSQILILSAERSDSGIYTIVVKNFVGQESFSVEIRVTDEPKPPGPVELDMNVQGTVTITWAASPDEKRDDHLNYMVTKRDSVKQTWDTVADCIFNNRFTACNILPGREYQFRVYAKNDMGKSVPSESPKWLITEKKEKYILTLPESKACNLESPPKFPVPLKLHTAPQGYECYMSCAVRGNPTPYVTWYRNNVSLNSDSNYYITNTCGVCSMLILRVAPKDTGMYKVIAENKLGRAECSTKLVVRE; encoded by the exons ATGTGGAAGAAATCAAAAGTTACAGACCAAACAGCCATAGGGCAGGGTG GAACAGAGAATCAACCTCCCAAGAAGAAAG GTATCAAAAGGAGATCAAAGGTTCCTGGGGTTATGATCACCCAGTATGTGGAGGAATTACCAGAGGGGAAATCTACTCCTGATTACACACGCAAACCCATTGCTTTGACCATTCAAGAAG GTAAATTAGCCATCTTTAAAGCCATTGTGATTGGAGAACCCAAGCCCACTGTTTCATGGAAAAGAGCAAAAGGAGAAATGAATGATCCAGAAAAGTTCCAGAACAAATATGACCCTGTAACTAATGAACATACTTTAGAG ATTCCCAGAGTTAGTGGTGAAGAAGCTGATACCTACAAATGCTATGCTGTAAATGAGTATGGGAAAGCAGTCTGCCCTGTCATCCTAAATGTCATTGAAG TTGGATTCAAAAAGagcaaagaattaaaaaagacaGAGGAAT TGGAGGATCCAGCGGAGTTCAGAAACAAGCTTAGGAGAAG TGCTgggaaagccattgttgaaaaaaaagaaggggaaATTGATGAGTCAGTGTGGGATCTGTTACTGTCTGCTGATAAGAAAGACTATGAGCGAATTTGTTTCGAATATGGCATCACTGATTTTCGGGGAATGCTGAAGAAACTGACTGAGctgaagaaacagagagagcaagaacaGGCCTTG TTCATTCAGCAAATCAGTAATCTGAAACACATTGAAGTGAAATCTGCGAATTCAGCAGCTTTTGAGCTGGACATTGAACTCAAGGACCCCAACAGTCGCATTTTCCTCTATAAA GATGGCATCATGGTTCCATACAGCAAAGATTTggacaatgaaatgaaacactATTTGAAGCAAGTTGGAAAAAAGTATGTGTTTACAGTGAAAAATCTTACACCTGAGGATGCTGGTATTTATCAAGTGGATGTTGAGGGAGTCAACGTCTTCTCAACAGATTTCAAGA TCCCCTCTGTGGATTTTCTGGTGAAGATTCAGGAAGTAAAGGCTgaagaaagagaagatgccatATTTGAGTGTGTGACTTCTCTACCCATGAACCACATTTTATGGACACTGAAGAATAATCCCTTATCCAATAGTGATAAATATGAGATTACCGTTTCTGAGGACAAATTGATTCACCGTCTGAAAGTCATTGACTGTATGCCTGTGGATGCTGGAATCTATTCTGCTGTGGCTGGCATAAAGTCATGTAGTGCCTGGCTTGTGGTAGAGT CTAATAAAGATTCTACCAGGAAAGGTAAAAAGATAGGCCGCAAGACTACACAGGCCGGTGGCAGTGGAGTTGATCTAACAAAAATTGCTTCTGAgcagcaagaaaaaaacaagaaggagATGGAAGAAGCTATGGAAGTGGCTAGAAGAGCTAAAGCTGAGAGGGATGCTGCTGCAGCCAAAGCCCAAGCAGAAGCTGAAGCTGCACTGGCTGCATCAAGAGCTGCTGCAGCTGCAAAAGCAGCAGCTGCTGCTGAAGCTGCTGAGGCTGCACTTGCAGCAGCTAAAGCTAAAGGCATGTCACAGAAAGATGCCAAAGCCCAAGCTGATGCAGCAGCTGCAGCTGCAGCAGCAAAAGCACAAGCTGAAGCTGAAGTGAATGCCAGAAAGTTAGCTGAGGCCAAGGCTAAAGAAGCAGGTTTGAGTGAAGAGGACATTGCTAAGGCTGGAGCAGCTGCTTCTGCCATGCTTACTCAAAATATAGCCACAGCAGAGGGACTTGGGCTGGATGGAGCAGGCATGGGAGATGCAGAAGGTGCTGGTCCTGGAGGAAGTGTTAATCCTGCAGGAGGTGCTCGTGCTGCAGGAGGTGTTGGTCCTGCACTAGGTTCTGTTCTTGCAGGAGGTGCTGGTGATGCTAATGGAGCTGGAAGTGTAGACCAAGCAGGACTGGACACCTTAGTCAAGGAAGGAGCTGATGCTGGTGCTAAGTCTAAGAAGCATGCCAGAACAGAAGTGGCTATCACTGCCAAAG TTGGAGGCAACGCACATGGTAATCCAGGCAGTAATCCAGGTCATAACCCAAGTGGTAATCCAGGTCATAACCCAAGTTGTAACCCAGGTCATAACCCAAGTGGTAACCCAGGTCATAACCCGGGTCATAACCCAAGTGGTAACCCGGGACATAATCCAAGTGGTAACCCAGGACATAGTCCAAGTGGTAACCCAGGTCATAACCCAGGTCATAACCCAGGTCATAACCCAAGTGGTAACCCAGGACATAATCCAAGTGGTAACCCAGGACATAATCCAAGTGGTAACCCAGGTCATAAGCAAGGCAGTAACCCTGGTCATAATCCAAGCGACAACCCGGGTCATAATCCAAGTGGTAACCCAGATGGTAATCCAGATGGCAACCCAAGTGGCAATCCAGGTGACAACCCAAGTGGCAATCCAGGTGGCAATGGTGCCAAGCCCGAGGGCAACGAGGGTTCTCCACCTGATGGTGAGGCCACTGAAGGCACAAAAGATGGGTCAGCTGAGGCTGACAAGCATTCAGGCCGGACAAGACAAGGTCCCCTGCTTCCAGAGGAACCTACTG ATCCTGGTGTTTACATCTCTGCTGCCCTGGAAGACTGCAGCGCTATTGTAGGAGAGGAAGCGGAGCTGGTCTGCAAACTCAGCAATGCAGATTGCAAGGGGCTCTGGTATAGAGATGGAAAAGAG atttctgATTCTACTGAGGGTATGACTATCAGTAAAGATGGTGTAACTCATAAACTGAAAATCCACAAAGTATCAGAGGAGTTTGCGGGAAAATATAAATTTGAGGCTGATGGCCGTAAGACTGAAGCTATGATTATTGTTGAAG ATCCACCAAGATTTGCTACAAAAGACCTTGAAGAATTTTCCAAGCCAAGAGTGGTCAAGGCTAATCAAAAAGCAGAATTCAAAATACCATATATTGGCTGTGAAGCCACTAAAATACAGTGGTATAAGGAAGGCGTGGAACTTGCAAAAGATACAAATTGTAAGATTGAAACTACTGAAAGTCACTGCCGTTTGTCTCTCAGCAAACTACAGCGCAAAGATTCAGGggaaatcaaaatcaaaataaaaaatgagtttGGTACCGTGGAGGCAATAAGTAATTTAATTGTTCTTG ATAAACCAACTCCACCTCTTGGACCTCTGGAGATAGTTGATGCTTCTTCAAATAGCATTGAGTTCAAATGGCGTCCACCAAAAGATGATGGGGGCTGCCCAATCACTCATTACATCCTTGAGCGTAATCAGGTTGGACGCAACAAATGGAAGAAGATTGGACAGATTCCTGGTGAGGCACATTACCGAGACACTGATGTGGATCATGGTAGAAGGTACTGTTACCGCATCAGAGCTGAGACCTCAGAGGGTATCAGTGAGGTAATGGAGACAGAAGATGTTCAAGCTGGGACTAAAG cataTCCTGGCCCACCATCTACTCCTAAAGTGATCAGTGCCTTCAAGGACTGCATCACTTTGTCATGGACCCCTCCAGCCAACACTGGAGGAACCAACATTTTGGGTTACAACCTTGAAAAACGCAAAAAGGGCAGCAACCTTTGGGGTTTGGTACATCCACCAGAAGAACCAATCAAAA CTAAGAAATACCCTTGTAAAGATGTTATTGAGGGGATGGAGTATGAGTTTCGAGTTTCCGCTATCAACATATCTGGAGCCGGTGAATCAAGTTTACCATCAGAGACAGTGTTCGCTAGAGATCCTAAAA AACCTCCTGGCAAAGTAATTGACCTTAAAGTGACAGGCTCCACATACAACACTTTATCCATTTCTTGGACAAAACCAAAAGAAGTAAAGGATGAACATGATGAAGCTAAAGGATATTTTGTTGAAATAAGACCTGCAGAGAGTACAGAATGGAATCGCTGCAATACCAATGCCACTATCATAACCTCCTACACTGTAAAGGGATTGAAGTCACTGGCCATATACTGGGTGAGAGTGATAGCTGTGAATGAAGGTGGAGCAGGAGAACCTACAGAGCTAAATAACTACATCATAGCAACACCTCCTCCTG TGAGACCAAAGTTTACAGATGCCAACATAAAGAGTTTCATGGTAGTCAAAGCTGGAAACTCAGGAAGATTCACCGTTAAATTTGTG GCTTCTCCACGGCCTGAGATCATTTGGCTAAAGGACGGCACTCCAGTGTCCAAACGTGTCACTGTTACCAATACTGAAGGAGGCTCTCAAATCCTGATTCTATCAGCAGAGCGTTCTGATAGTGGAATTTACACCATTGTAGTAAAGAATTTTGTGGGCCAAGAGTCCTTCAGTGTTGAGATCAGAGTCACAG ATGAGCCGAAGCCTCCTGGGCCTGTGGAGCTTGATATGAATGTACAAGGCACTGTGACAATCACTTGGGCAGCCTCACCAGATGAAAAACGAGACGATCATCTGAACTATATGGTGACCAAGAGGGACTCTGTTAAACAAACCTGGGACACAGTGGCCGATTGCATCTTCAACAACAGGTTCACAGCCTGCAACATTTTGCCAGGGAGAGAGTACCAGTTCCGTGTCTATGCCAAAAATGACATGGGAAAATCTGTTCCCTCTGAATCTCCAAAGTGGTTAATTACTGAGAAGAAAG agaaatacattttaaccctGCCTGAGTCAAAAGCCTGCAACCTGGAGAGCCCTCCTAAGTTCCCAGTCCCCCTGAAACTGCACACAGCTCCACAGGGCTATGAGTGCTACATGAGCTGTGCTGTGAGAGGCAATCCTACCCCATACGTCACATGGTACCGCAACAATGTCAGTCTCAACTCAGACTCCAACTACTACATCACTAACACGTGTGGCGTCTGCTCCATGCTCATCCTGAGGGTGGCTCCCAAAGACACAGGCATGTACAAGGTCATTGCAGAAAATAAATTAGGTAGAGCAGAGTGCTCCACCAAGCTGGTAGTCAGAG aatAA
- the igfn1.1 gene encoding immunoglobulin-like and fibronectin type III domain-containing protein 1.1 isoform X1, whose translation MWKKSKVTDQTAIGQGGTENQPPKKKGIKRRSKVPGVMITQYVEELPEGKSTPDYTRKPIALTIQEGKLAIFKAIVIGEPKPTVSWKRAKGEMNDPEKFQNKYDPVTNEHTLEIPRVSGEEADTYKCYAVNEYGKAVCPVILNVIEVGFKKSKELKKTEELEDPAEFRNKLRRSAGKAIVEKKEGEIDESVWDLLLSADKKDYERICFEYGITDFRGMLKKLTELKKQREQEQALFIQQISNLKHIEVKSANSAAFELDIELKDPNSRIFLYKDGIMVPYSKDLDNEMKHYLKQVGKKYVFTVKNLTPEDAGIYQVDVEGVNVFSTDFKIPSVDFLVKIQEVKAEEREDAIFECVTSLPMNHILWTLKNNPLSNSDKYEITVSEDKLIHRLKVIDCMPVDAGIYSAVAGIKSCSAWLVVESNKDSTRKGKKIGRKTTQAGGSGVDLTKIASEQQEKNKKEMEEAMEVARRAKAERDAAAAKAQAEAEAALAASRAAAAAKAAAAAEAAEAALAAAKAKGMSQKDAKAQADAAAAAAAAKAQAEAEVNARKLAEAKAKEAGLSEEDIAKAGAAASAMLTQNIATAEGLGLDGAGMGDAEGAGPGGSVNPAGGARAAGGVGPALGSVLAGGAGDANGAGSVDQAGLDTLVKEGADAGAKSKKHARTEVAITAKVTVPEPNSTEVAPVEEIGQQEQSVEQPEQVANEQTDEQPNQAKKQSRVRQGPLMPDTVIVGGNAHGNPGSNPGHNPSGNPGHNPSCNPGHNPSGNPGHNPGHNPSGNPGHNPSGNPGHSPSGNPGHNPGHNPGHNPSGNPGHNPSGNPGHNPSGNPGHKQGSNPGHNPSDNPGHNPSGNPDGNPDGNPSGNPGDNPSGNPGGNGAKPEGNEGSPPDGEATEGTKDGSAEADKHSGRTRQGPLLPEEPTDPGVYISAALEDCSAIVGEEAELVCKLSNADCKGLWYRDGKEISDSTEGMTISKDGVTHKLKIHKVSEEFAGKYKFEADGRKTEAMIIVEDPPRFATKDLEEFSKPRVVKANQKAEFKIPYIGCEATKIQWYKEGVELAKDTNCKIETTESHCRLSLSKLQRKDSGEIKIKIKNEFGTVEAISNLIVLDKPTPPLGPLEIVDASSNSIEFKWRPPKDDGGCPITHYILERNQVGRNKWKKIGQIPGEAHYRDTDVDHGRRYCYRIRAETSEGISEVMETEDVQAGTKAYPGPPSTPKVISAFKDCITLSWTPPANTGGTNILGYNLEKRKKGSNLWGLVHPPEEPIKTKKYPCKDVIEGMEYEFRVSAINISGAGESSLPSETVFARDPKKPPGKVIDLKVTGSTYNTLSISWTKPKEVKDEHDEAKGYFVEIRPAESTEWNRCNTNATIITSYTVKGLKSLAIYWVRVIAVNEGGAGEPTELNNYIIATPPPVRPKFTDANIKSFMVVKAGNSGRFTVKFVASPRPEIIWLKDGTPVSKRVTVTNTEGGSQILILSAERSDSGIYTIVVKNFVGQESFSVEIRVTDEPKPPGPVELDMNVQGTVTITWAASPDEKRDDHLNYMVTKRDSVKQTWDTVADCIFNNRFTACNILPGREYQFRVYAKNDMGKSVPSESPKWLITEKKEKYILTLPESKACNLESPPKFPVPLKLHTAPQGYECYMSCAVRGNPTPYVTWYRNNVSLNSDSNYYITNTCGVCSMLILRVAPKDTGMYKVIAENKLGRAECSTKLVVRE comes from the exons ATGTGGAAGAAATCAAAAGTTACAGACCAAACAGCCATAGGGCAGGGTG GAACAGAGAATCAACCTCCCAAGAAGAAAG GTATCAAAAGGAGATCAAAGGTTCCTGGGGTTATGATCACCCAGTATGTGGAGGAATTACCAGAGGGGAAATCTACTCCTGATTACACACGCAAACCCATTGCTTTGACCATTCAAGAAG GTAAATTAGCCATCTTTAAAGCCATTGTGATTGGAGAACCCAAGCCCACTGTTTCATGGAAAAGAGCAAAAGGAGAAATGAATGATCCAGAAAAGTTCCAGAACAAATATGACCCTGTAACTAATGAACATACTTTAGAG ATTCCCAGAGTTAGTGGTGAAGAAGCTGATACCTACAAATGCTATGCTGTAAATGAGTATGGGAAAGCAGTCTGCCCTGTCATCCTAAATGTCATTGAAG TTGGATTCAAAAAGagcaaagaattaaaaaagacaGAGGAAT TGGAGGATCCAGCGGAGTTCAGAAACAAGCTTAGGAGAAG TGCTgggaaagccattgttgaaaaaaaagaaggggaaATTGATGAGTCAGTGTGGGATCTGTTACTGTCTGCTGATAAGAAAGACTATGAGCGAATTTGTTTCGAATATGGCATCACTGATTTTCGGGGAATGCTGAAGAAACTGACTGAGctgaagaaacagagagagcaagaacaGGCCTTG TTCATTCAGCAAATCAGTAATCTGAAACACATTGAAGTGAAATCTGCGAATTCAGCAGCTTTTGAGCTGGACATTGAACTCAAGGACCCCAACAGTCGCATTTTCCTCTATAAA GATGGCATCATGGTTCCATACAGCAAAGATTTggacaatgaaatgaaacactATTTGAAGCAAGTTGGAAAAAAGTATGTGTTTACAGTGAAAAATCTTACACCTGAGGATGCTGGTATTTATCAAGTGGATGTTGAGGGAGTCAACGTCTTCTCAACAGATTTCAAGA TCCCCTCTGTGGATTTTCTGGTGAAGATTCAGGAAGTAAAGGCTgaagaaagagaagatgccatATTTGAGTGTGTGACTTCTCTACCCATGAACCACATTTTATGGACACTGAAGAATAATCCCTTATCCAATAGTGATAAATATGAGATTACCGTTTCTGAGGACAAATTGATTCACCGTCTGAAAGTCATTGACTGTATGCCTGTGGATGCTGGAATCTATTCTGCTGTGGCTGGCATAAAGTCATGTAGTGCCTGGCTTGTGGTAGAGT CTAATAAAGATTCTACCAGGAAAGGTAAAAAGATAGGCCGCAAGACTACACAGGCCGGTGGCAGTGGAGTTGATCTAACAAAAATTGCTTCTGAgcagcaagaaaaaaacaagaaggagATGGAAGAAGCTATGGAAGTGGCTAGAAGAGCTAAAGCTGAGAGGGATGCTGCTGCAGCCAAAGCCCAAGCAGAAGCTGAAGCTGCACTGGCTGCATCAAGAGCTGCTGCAGCTGCAAAAGCAGCAGCTGCTGCTGAAGCTGCTGAGGCTGCACTTGCAGCAGCTAAAGCTAAAGGCATGTCACAGAAAGATGCCAAAGCCCAAGCTGATGCAGCAGCTGCAGCTGCAGCAGCAAAAGCACAAGCTGAAGCTGAAGTGAATGCCAGAAAGTTAGCTGAGGCCAAGGCTAAAGAAGCAGGTTTGAGTGAAGAGGACATTGCTAAGGCTGGAGCAGCTGCTTCTGCCATGCTTACTCAAAATATAGCCACAGCAGAGGGACTTGGGCTGGATGGAGCAGGCATGGGAGATGCAGAAGGTGCTGGTCCTGGAGGAAGTGTTAATCCTGCAGGAGGTGCTCGTGCTGCAGGAGGTGTTGGTCCTGCACTAGGTTCTGTTCTTGCAGGAGGTGCTGGTGATGCTAATGGAGCTGGAAGTGTAGACCAAGCAGGACTGGACACCTTAGTCAAGGAAGGAGCTGATGCTGGTGCTAAGTCTAAGAAGCATGCCAGAACAGAAGTGGCTATCACTGCCAAAG TTACAGTACCAGAACCAAATTCAACTGAAGTTGCCCCAGTTGAAGAAATTGGGCAGCAAGAACAGAGCGTGGAACAGCCAGAACAGGTTGCAAATGAACAAACTGATGAACAGCCAAACCAGGCTAAGAAGCAAAGTCGTGTGAGGCAAGGCCCACTGATGCCAGACACAGTCATTG TTGGAGGCAACGCACATGGTAATCCAGGCAGTAATCCAGGTCATAACCCAAGTGGTAATCCAGGTCATAACCCAAGTTGTAACCCAGGTCATAACCCAAGTGGTAACCCAGGTCATAACCCGGGTCATAACCCAAGTGGTAACCCGGGACATAATCCAAGTGGTAACCCAGGACATAGTCCAAGTGGTAACCCAGGTCATAACCCAGGTCATAACCCAGGTCATAACCCAAGTGGTAACCCAGGACATAATCCAAGTGGTAACCCAGGACATAATCCAAGTGGTAACCCAGGTCATAAGCAAGGCAGTAACCCTGGTCATAATCCAAGCGACAACCCGGGTCATAATCCAAGTGGTAACCCAGATGGTAATCCAGATGGCAACCCAAGTGGCAATCCAGGTGACAACCCAAGTGGCAATCCAGGTGGCAATGGTGCCAAGCCCGAGGGCAACGAGGGTTCTCCACCTGATGGTGAGGCCACTGAAGGCACAAAAGATGGGTCAGCTGAGGCTGACAAGCATTCAGGCCGGACAAGACAAGGTCCCCTGCTTCCAGAGGAACCTACTG ATCCTGGTGTTTACATCTCTGCTGCCCTGGAAGACTGCAGCGCTATTGTAGGAGAGGAAGCGGAGCTGGTCTGCAAACTCAGCAATGCAGATTGCAAGGGGCTCTGGTATAGAGATGGAAAAGAG atttctgATTCTACTGAGGGTATGACTATCAGTAAAGATGGTGTAACTCATAAACTGAAAATCCACAAAGTATCAGAGGAGTTTGCGGGAAAATATAAATTTGAGGCTGATGGCCGTAAGACTGAAGCTATGATTATTGTTGAAG ATCCACCAAGATTTGCTACAAAAGACCTTGAAGAATTTTCCAAGCCAAGAGTGGTCAAGGCTAATCAAAAAGCAGAATTCAAAATACCATATATTGGCTGTGAAGCCACTAAAATACAGTGGTATAAGGAAGGCGTGGAACTTGCAAAAGATACAAATTGTAAGATTGAAACTACTGAAAGTCACTGCCGTTTGTCTCTCAGCAAACTACAGCGCAAAGATTCAGGggaaatcaaaatcaaaataaaaaatgagtttGGTACCGTGGAGGCAATAAGTAATTTAATTGTTCTTG ATAAACCAACTCCACCTCTTGGACCTCTGGAGATAGTTGATGCTTCTTCAAATAGCATTGAGTTCAAATGGCGTCCACCAAAAGATGATGGGGGCTGCCCAATCACTCATTACATCCTTGAGCGTAATCAGGTTGGACGCAACAAATGGAAGAAGATTGGACAGATTCCTGGTGAGGCACATTACCGAGACACTGATGTGGATCATGGTAGAAGGTACTGTTACCGCATCAGAGCTGAGACCTCAGAGGGTATCAGTGAGGTAATGGAGACAGAAGATGTTCAAGCTGGGACTAAAG cataTCCTGGCCCACCATCTACTCCTAAAGTGATCAGTGCCTTCAAGGACTGCATCACTTTGTCATGGACCCCTCCAGCCAACACTGGAGGAACCAACATTTTGGGTTACAACCTTGAAAAACGCAAAAAGGGCAGCAACCTTTGGGGTTTGGTACATCCACCAGAAGAACCAATCAAAA CTAAGAAATACCCTTGTAAAGATGTTATTGAGGGGATGGAGTATGAGTTTCGAGTTTCCGCTATCAACATATCTGGAGCCGGTGAATCAAGTTTACCATCAGAGACAGTGTTCGCTAGAGATCCTAAAA AACCTCCTGGCAAAGTAATTGACCTTAAAGTGACAGGCTCCACATACAACACTTTATCCATTTCTTGGACAAAACCAAAAGAAGTAAAGGATGAACATGATGAAGCTAAAGGATATTTTGTTGAAATAAGACCTGCAGAGAGTACAGAATGGAATCGCTGCAATACCAATGCCACTATCATAACCTCCTACACTGTAAAGGGATTGAAGTCACTGGCCATATACTGGGTGAGAGTGATAGCTGTGAATGAAGGTGGAGCAGGAGAACCTACAGAGCTAAATAACTACATCATAGCAACACCTCCTCCTG TGAGACCAAAGTTTACAGATGCCAACATAAAGAGTTTCATGGTAGTCAAAGCTGGAAACTCAGGAAGATTCACCGTTAAATTTGTG GCTTCTCCACGGCCTGAGATCATTTGGCTAAAGGACGGCACTCCAGTGTCCAAACGTGTCACTGTTACCAATACTGAAGGAGGCTCTCAAATCCTGATTCTATCAGCAGAGCGTTCTGATAGTGGAATTTACACCATTGTAGTAAAGAATTTTGTGGGCCAAGAGTCCTTCAGTGTTGAGATCAGAGTCACAG ATGAGCCGAAGCCTCCTGGGCCTGTGGAGCTTGATATGAATGTACAAGGCACTGTGACAATCACTTGGGCAGCCTCACCAGATGAAAAACGAGACGATCATCTGAACTATATGGTGACCAAGAGGGACTCTGTTAAACAAACCTGGGACACAGTGGCCGATTGCATCTTCAACAACAGGTTCACAGCCTGCAACATTTTGCCAGGGAGAGAGTACCAGTTCCGTGTCTATGCCAAAAATGACATGGGAAAATCTGTTCCCTCTGAATCTCCAAAGTGGTTAATTACTGAGAAGAAAG agaaatacattttaaccctGCCTGAGTCAAAAGCCTGCAACCTGGAGAGCCCTCCTAAGTTCCCAGTCCCCCTGAAACTGCACACAGCTCCACAGGGCTATGAGTGCTACATGAGCTGTGCTGTGAGAGGCAATCCTACCCCATACGTCACATGGTACCGCAACAATGTCAGTCTCAACTCAGACTCCAACTACTACATCACTAACACGTGTGGCGTCTGCTCCATGCTCATCCTGAGGGTGGCTCCCAAAGACACAGGCATGTACAAGGTCATTGCAGAAAATAAATTAGGTAGAGCAGAGTGCTCCACCAAGCTGGTAGTCAGAG aatAA